A stretch of the Cyprinus carpio isolate SPL01 chromosome B4, ASM1834038v1, whole genome shotgun sequence genome encodes the following:
- the utp20 gene encoding small subunit processome component 20 homolog, with translation MSGRNRMSCSRDKPVCCSPCGSPTQPAQHHRNAHPKNGPSHPHLPAQSSADPAVHHGLSVIYTGSQRTAQTWLHQSSEELHYSYSPALLVKVIRVWSQNPRYFPLFAKQRPGHPECDVLLSVFALLPSKNVSAITTAIVMEIAESLLTSPDYEPKENESDLILNDCVIPEPDQSCYVSDSLTIGCHLLLPHIPALLQYLSGVVCNSERLKKKKFIKHPLKTPH, from the exons ATGTCTGGCCGCAATAGAATGAGCTGTAGCCGAGACAAACCTGTCTGCTGTTCTCCCTGTGGGTCACCAACACAGCCTGCTCAACACCATAGAAATGCTCATCCAAAAAATGGGCCATCTCATCCACATCTACCTGCCCAAAGTTCTGCAGATCCTGCTGTGCATCACGGCCTCAGTGTCATTTATACTGGATCACAGAGAACAG CTCAAACCTGGCTGCATCAATCTTCTGAAGAACTTCATTATTCGTATTCACCAGCACTCCTCGTGAAAGTCATCCGTGTGTGGAGCCAAAATCCTAG GTATTTTCCTTTGTTTGCTAAGCAGAGACCGGGCCACCCTGAGTGTGATGTCCTGCTCAGTGTATTTGCTCTGTTACCCTCCAAAAACGTGTCTGCCATCACGACGGCCATAGTGATGGAAATAGCAGAGAGCTTGCTAACCTCTCCAGACTATGAACCCAAGGAGAATGAATCAGATCTGATTCTGAATGACTGTGTGATCCCCGAACCCGATCAGAGCTGTTATGTATCAG ATTCTTTGACTATCGGCTGCCATCTGCTCCTTCCTCACATCCCAGCACTGCTGCAGTACCTCAGCGGAGTCGTGTGTAACTCTGAACGCCTCAAGAAGAAGAAATTCATCAAACATCCTCTCAAA ACCCCACACTGA
- the arl1 gene encoding ADP-ribosylation factor-like protein 1, whose product MGGFFSSLFSGLFGTREMRILILGLDGAGKTTILYRLQVGEVVTTIPTIGFNVETVTYKNLKFQVWDLGGQTSIRPYWRCYYSNTDAVIYVVDSSDRDRMGISKSELVAMLEEEELKKAILVVFANKQDMEQAMTPTEVANALGLPALKDRKWQIFKTSATKGTGLDEAMEWLVESLKSRQ is encoded by the exons ATGG GGGGGTTCTTTTCCAGCCTCTTCTCGGGTCTGTTTGGCACCAGAGAGATGAGAATCCTCATTTTGGGTTTGGATGGAGCTGGAAAAACCACCATATTGTACAGACTTCAAGTGGGAGAAGTGGTGACCACTATTCCTA CGATTGGTTTCAATGTGGAAACTGTGACGTACAAGAACTTGAAGTTTCAAGTGTGGGACCTCGGTGGACAGACGAGTATCAg GCCGTATTGGCGGTGTTATTACTCCAACACGGACGCGGTGATTTACGTCGTGGACAGCAGTGACCGTGACCGAATGGGCATCTCCAAATCTGAGCTGGTGGCCATGTTGGAG GAGGAGGAGCTAAAGAAAGCCATTCTGGTGgtgtttgcaaacaagcaggaCATGGAACAGGCCATGACGCCTACCGAAGTGGCTAACGCTCTCGGTTTACCTGCGCTCAAAGATAGGAAGTGGCAGATCTTCAAGACGTCTGCTACTAAAGGCACAGGCCTGGATGAGGCGATGGAATG GTTGGTCGAGTCACTGAAGAGCCGGCAGTAA
- the LOC109069510 gene encoding troponin T, slow skeletal muscle-like isoform X3, whose translation MADTEEVMEEEVQEVEVPAPEEEEPAEVEEEPEPEPQEAPVEEETTDETKPKPKFMPNIAAPKIPEGEKVDFDDIHRKRQEKDLSELQSLIEAHFIQRKKDEEELIALVNRIEKRRTERAEQQRIRADKEKERQTRLAEEKERREQEEQRKKQDEDAKKKKVLTNKTHQYGGIQQKGEGRKGAKKQTEREKKRKILAERKKPLNIDHLSEDKLKEKASELWQWMMQLEAEKFDLSEKLKRQKYDMNVLQTRINEQQKFAKGRGKGKVGGRLR comes from the exons atggctgacacagaagaagtCATGGAGGAGGAAGTTCAG GAAGTGGAAG TACCAGCCCCTGAGGAGGAAG AGCCTGCCGAAGTAGAAG AGGAGCCAGAACCTGAACCACAAG AAGCTCCAGTGGAGGAGGAGACCACAG atgagacaaaaccaaagCCAAA ATTCATGCCAAATATCGCTGCTCCGAAGATTCCTGAAGGAGAGAAGGTGGACTTTGAT GACATCCACAGAAAGCGTCAGGAGAAGGATTTATCTGAGCTTCAGTCTCTGATCGAGGCTCATTTCATCCAGAGGAAGAAAGATGAAGAGGAGTTGATCGCTCTGGTCAACAGAATC GAGAAGCGTCGCACTGAGAGGGCGGAGCAGCAGAGAATCCGTGCGGAtaaggagaaagagagacaaaccCGTCTGGCT GAAGAAAAGGAGAGAAGAGAGCAAGAGGAACAGAGGAAGAAACAAGATGAAGATGCTAAGAAGAAGAAAGTCCTTACTAACAAGACACACCAGTACGGAGGAATCCAGCAGAAG GGCGAGGGCCGCAAGGGGGCGAAGAaacagacggagagagagaagaagaggaagatcCTGGCGGAGAGGAAGAAGCCACTCAACATCGATCACCTGTCTGAAGATAAACTGAA AGAGAAGGCCAGTGAGCTCTGGCAGTGGATGATGCAGCTGGAGGCCGAGAAGTTCGACCTCAGCGAGAAACTTAAGAGACAGAAATATGAC ATGAATGTTCTCCAGACCCGAATCAATGAGCAACAAAAGTT tgCCAAAGGTCGTGGAAAGGGCAAGGTTGGTGGCAGGCTGAGGTAA
- the LOC109069510 gene encoding troponin T, cardiac muscle isoforms-like isoform X2, producing the protein MADTEEVMEEEVQEVEETEEEVEVPAPEEEEPAEVEEEPEPEPQEAPVEEETTDETKPKPKFMPNIAAPKIPEGEKVDFDDIHRKRQEKDLSELQSLIEAHFIQRKKDEEELIALVNRIEKRRTERAEQQRIRADKEKERQTRLAEEKERREQEEQRKKQDEDAKKKKVLTNKTHQYGGIQQKGEGRKGAKKQTEREKKRKILAERKKPLNIDHLSEDKLKEKASELWQWMMQLEAEKFDLSEKLKRQKYDVTQLLARVRDHQSAKGRGKGKVGGRLR; encoded by the exons atggctgacacagaagaagtCATGGAGGAGGAAGTTCA GGAAG TGGAGGAAACCGAAGAGGAAG TGGAAG TACCAGCCCCTGAGGAGGAAG AGCCTGCCGAAGTAGAAG AGGAGCCAGAACCTGAACCACAAG AAGCTCCAGTGGAGGAGGAGACCACAG atgagacaaaaccaaagCCAAA ATTCATGCCAAATATCGCTGCTCCGAAGATTCCTGAAGGAGAGAAGGTGGACTTTGAT GACATCCACAGAAAGCGTCAGGAGAAGGATTTATCTGAGCTTCAGTCTCTGATCGAGGCTCATTTCATCCAGAGGAAGAAAGATGAAGAGGAGTTGATCGCTCTGGTCAACAGAATC GAGAAGCGTCGCACTGAGAGGGCGGAGCAGCAGAGAATCCGTGCGGAtaaggagaaagagagacaaaccCGTCTGGCT GAAGAAAAGGAGAGAAGAGAGCAAGAGGAACAGAGGAAGAAACAAGATGAAGATGCTAAGAAGAAGAAAGTCCTTACTAACAAGACACACCAGTACGGAGGAATCCAGCAGAAG GGCGAGGGCCGCAAGGGGGCGAAGAaacagacggagagagagaagaagaggaagatcCTGGCGGAGAGGAAGAAGCCACTCAACATCGATCACCTGTCTGAAGATAAACTGAA AGAGAAGGCCAGTGAGCTCTGGCAGTGGATGATGCAGCTGGAGGCCGAGAAGTTCGACCTCAGCGAGAAACTTAAGAGACAGAAATATGAC GTCACTCAGCTTCTGGCTAGAGTCAGAGATCACCAGAG tgCCAAAGGTCGTGGAAAGGGCAAGGTTGGTGGCAGGCTGAGGTAA
- the LOC109069510 gene encoding troponin T, cardiac muscle-like isoform X4, producing the protein MADTEEVMEEEVQEVEETEEEEPAEVEEEPEPEPQEAPVEEETTDETKPKPKFMPNIAAPKIPEGEKVDFDDIHRKRQEKDLSELQSLIEAHFIQRKKDEEELIALVNRIEKRRTERAEQQRIRADKEKERQTRLAEEKERREQEEQRKKQDEDAKKKKVLTNKTHQYGGIQQKGEGRKGAKKQTEREKKRKILAERKKPLNIDHLSEDKLKEKASELWQWMMQLEAEKFDLSEKLKRQKYDMNVLQTRINEQQKFAKGRGKGKVGGRLR; encoded by the exons atggctgacacagaagaagtCATGGAGGAGGAAGTTCA GGAAG TGGAGGAAACCGAAGAGGAAG AGCCTGCCGAAGTAGAAG AGGAGCCAGAACCTGAACCACAAG AAGCTCCAGTGGAGGAGGAGACCACAG atgagacaaaaccaaagCCAAA ATTCATGCCAAATATCGCTGCTCCGAAGATTCCTGAAGGAGAGAAGGTGGACTTTGAT GACATCCACAGAAAGCGTCAGGAGAAGGATTTATCTGAGCTTCAGTCTCTGATCGAGGCTCATTTCATCCAGAGGAAGAAAGATGAAGAGGAGTTGATCGCTCTGGTCAACAGAATC GAGAAGCGTCGCACTGAGAGGGCGGAGCAGCAGAGAATCCGTGCGGAtaaggagaaagagagacaaaccCGTCTGGCT GAAGAAAAGGAGAGAAGAGAGCAAGAGGAACAGAGGAAGAAACAAGATGAAGATGCTAAGAAGAAGAAAGTCCTTACTAACAAGACACACCAGTACGGAGGAATCCAGCAGAAG GGCGAGGGCCGCAAGGGGGCGAAGAaacagacggagagagagaagaagaggaagatcCTGGCGGAGAGGAAGAAGCCACTCAACATCGATCACCTGTCTGAAGATAAACTGAA AGAGAAGGCCAGTGAGCTCTGGCAGTGGATGATGCAGCTGGAGGCCGAGAAGTTCGACCTCAGCGAGAAACTTAAGAGACAGAAATATGAC ATGAATGTTCTCCAGACCCGAATCAATGAGCAACAAAAGTT tgCCAAAGGTCGTGGAAAGGGCAAGGTTGGTGGCAGGCTGAGGTAA
- the LOC109069510 gene encoding troponin T, cardiac muscle-like isoform X1 — protein MADTEEVMEEEVQEVEETEEEVEVPAPEEEEPAEVEEEPEPEPQEAPVEEETTDETKPKPKFMPNIAAPKIPEGEKVDFDDIHRKRQEKDLSELQSLIEAHFIQRKKDEEELIALVNRIEKRRTERAEQQRIRADKEKERQTRLAEEKERREQEEQRKKQDEDAKKKKVLTNKTHQYGGIQQKGEGRKGAKKQTEREKKRKILAERKKPLNIDHLSEDKLKEKASELWQWMMQLEAEKFDLSEKLKRQKYDMNVLQTRINEQQKFAKGRGKGKVGGRLR, from the exons atggctgacacagaagaagtCATGGAGGAGGAAGTTCA GGAAG TGGAGGAAACCGAAGAGGAAG TGGAAG TACCAGCCCCTGAGGAGGAAG AGCCTGCCGAAGTAGAAG AGGAGCCAGAACCTGAACCACAAG AAGCTCCAGTGGAGGAGGAGACCACAG atgagacaaaaccaaagCCAAA ATTCATGCCAAATATCGCTGCTCCGAAGATTCCTGAAGGAGAGAAGGTGGACTTTGAT GACATCCACAGAAAGCGTCAGGAGAAGGATTTATCTGAGCTTCAGTCTCTGATCGAGGCTCATTTCATCCAGAGGAAGAAAGATGAAGAGGAGTTGATCGCTCTGGTCAACAGAATC GAGAAGCGTCGCACTGAGAGGGCGGAGCAGCAGAGAATCCGTGCGGAtaaggagaaagagagacaaaccCGTCTGGCT GAAGAAAAGGAGAGAAGAGAGCAAGAGGAACAGAGGAAGAAACAAGATGAAGATGCTAAGAAGAAGAAAGTCCTTACTAACAAGACACACCAGTACGGAGGAATCCAGCAGAAG GGCGAGGGCCGCAAGGGGGCGAAGAaacagacggagagagagaagaagaggaagatcCTGGCGGAGAGGAAGAAGCCACTCAACATCGATCACCTGTCTGAAGATAAACTGAA AGAGAAGGCCAGTGAGCTCTGGCAGTGGATGATGCAGCTGGAGGCCGAGAAGTTCGACCTCAGCGAGAAACTTAAGAGACAGAAATATGAC ATGAATGTTCTCCAGACCCGAATCAATGAGCAACAAAAGTT tgCCAAAGGTCGTGGAAAGGGCAAGGTTGGTGGCAGGCTGAGGTAA
- the LOC109069510 gene encoding troponin T, cardiac muscle-like isoform X5: MADTEEVMEEEVQEEAPVEEETTDETKPKPKFMPNIAAPKIPEGEKVDFDDIHRKRQEKDLSELQSLIEAHFIQRKKDEEELIALVNRIEKRRTERAEQQRIRADKEKERQTRLAEEKERREQEEQRKKQDEDAKKKKVLTNKTHQYGGIQQKGEGRKGAKKQTEREKKRKILAERKKPLNIDHLSEDKLKEKASELWQWMMQLEAEKFDLSEKLKRQKYDMNVLQTRINEQQKFAKGRGKGKVGGRLR; the protein is encoded by the exons atggctgacacagaagaagtCATGGAGGAGGAAGTTCA GGAAG AAGCTCCAGTGGAGGAGGAGACCACAG atgagacaaaaccaaagCCAAA ATTCATGCCAAATATCGCTGCTCCGAAGATTCCTGAAGGAGAGAAGGTGGACTTTGAT GACATCCACAGAAAGCGTCAGGAGAAGGATTTATCTGAGCTTCAGTCTCTGATCGAGGCTCATTTCATCCAGAGGAAGAAAGATGAAGAGGAGTTGATCGCTCTGGTCAACAGAATC GAGAAGCGTCGCACTGAGAGGGCGGAGCAGCAGAGAATCCGTGCGGAtaaggagaaagagagacaaaccCGTCTGGCT GAAGAAAAGGAGAGAAGAGAGCAAGAGGAACAGAGGAAGAAACAAGATGAAGATGCTAAGAAGAAGAAAGTCCTTACTAACAAGACACACCAGTACGGAGGAATCCAGCAGAAG GGCGAGGGCCGCAAGGGGGCGAAGAaacagacggagagagagaagaagaggaagatcCTGGCGGAGAGGAAGAAGCCACTCAACATCGATCACCTGTCTGAAGATAAACTGAA AGAGAAGGCCAGTGAGCTCTGGCAGTGGATGATGCAGCTGGAGGCCGAGAAGTTCGACCTCAGCGAGAAACTTAAGAGACAGAAATATGAC ATGAATGTTCTCCAGACCCGAATCAATGAGCAACAAAAGTT tgCCAAAGGTCGTGGAAAGGGCAAGGTTGGTGGCAGGCTGAGGTAA